In the genome of Fervidobacterium nodosum Rt17-B1, the window CTTTTGCCATTATTTTCCCTCCTTTTACATTTCTTCCATACTTTTACATGCACTCGCTAGTTACAAGTTAAACATCTTTTCGGGTCCGATTTTAAAGAAAAACTTATTTACCCTTTTTCTTAATTCTGCTTGGTCTTGGACCTTTTCTTGTACGGGCATTTGATCTTGTTCTTTGACCTCTAACTGGAAGCCCTAACTTGTGCCTTAAGCCGCGGTAACATCCTATATCCATTAATCTCTTTATATTTCTCATCACTTCTGTTCTGAGTTCACCTTCTACTTTGTAATTCTGTTGAATGAAAGAAGCTATTTTGCTTATTTCATCCTCAGTAAGTTCTTTAACTCTCTTGTCAGGGTCTACACCTGTATTCTTACATATTTCCATTGCGCGTGTTGGTCCTATACCGTAGAGATATCTCAATGCAATATGTACTTTTTTATTACTTGGTATTTCAACACCAACGATACGAGCCATTAATCTCCCTCCTTAATTCTATCTCTCAACTATTAATACTTAGTACTTAACCTTGTCTCTGATTATGTTTTGGGTTTACTTTACATACAACGTAAACTTTTCCTCTTCTACGGATAACCTTACAATATTCGCATCTTTTTCCAACTGATGCCTTTACTTTCATACTTAATCTCTCCTTTCGGATATATTCATTTTATTTTTCAATTATTCGTCGTCATCTAGTATCTCTTCTTCGCCCTTTGAGTCAAGTTTCTTTCTGTAAACTATTCTTCCACGAGTGAGGTCGTAGATTGTAAGTTCAACGACTACCCTATCACCTGGTACAAGCCTTATAAAGTTTTTGCGCATTTTACCAGAAACATGAGCGAGCACTTTAAAACCGTTGTCGAGTTGTACTCTGAACATAGCATTTGGTAGTGCTTCAACTATTGTTCCTTCCATTCGTATGACGTCTTCCTTGTTTTTCAGATAAATCACCTCGCGAATACGAAAGTTTCTCTCAGTTTAAGCTTGTATTATTCGGCAAGAGTTAAAATTTCATAACCGTCTTCTGTCACTGCTATCGTGTGTTCAAAGTGTGCCGCTCTCTTGCCATCCCTCGTTACAACCGTCCAACCATCATCTAATATAACCACGTGCCAGCCGCCTTCAGTAACCATTGGTTCTATCGCAATTGTCATTCCCGCTTTAAGTGTTATACCTGTACCTGGCTTTCCATAATTCGGTACTTGTGGGTCTTCATGCAAAGACTTTCCTACTCCATGCCCTACAAAATCTCTTACAACACCAAAACCATGACTTTCAACGTAATTTTGGACTGTAAAAGAAACATCTCCTAATTTTATGCCAGGTCTTATTATTTTTATAGCCTCAAAGAGAGATTCCTGAGTAACTTTTACAAGTTTTTCACCAACTTCATCTGTTTGACCAACTATGTAGCTTATCGCTCCATCTCCATAGTAACCATCATAAATTGCTCCAACATCTATTGAAACTATATCACCTTTTTTTAAAACTTTCTTCTTCAGCGGAAAACCATGTATAACTTCGTCATTTACTGAGACAGTTGTTATATATGGATATCCACCATACCCTTTAAACGCAGGTTTACATTTAAGCTCTTTCAAAATCTTTTCAGCTAAGATTTCTATATCATGGGCGGTTGCACCCTCTACCACTAATTTTTTTGATTCCATAAGTATAGTACCAACCGCCCGACCAGCTATTTTCATTTTCTCAATTTCTTCTCTCGTCTTAAGTCTTATCATTTCTTTTCAAAGCCACCTAATATATTAAACAATATTTTCATTACTTCTTCTACACTTTTTCTGCCATCTAATGTAAAAAGTTTGTTTTGATTTTTATAATATTCGATTAACGGCGATGTTTTTTCGATATAGACTCTGTATCTGCTCCTTACGATATCTTCTTTGTCGTCATCTCTTTGTATTAATGTTCCACCACAATCATCACAAATGCCTTCAACTTTAGATGGAAGAGTAATTACGTTATAAACCTTACCACATTTGGAACAAACACGTCTTGTGGATATTCTCTGAACTACCGTTTCTTCGTCTACTTCAAAGTAAATAGCACCATCTAATTCCTTACCCATTTTTTTGAGCATTTCATTTAAAGCTTGGGCTTGATTTAATGTCCTTGGATAACCATCGAGTATAAAGCCTTTTTTACAATCGTCTTGTTTCAAGCGTTCTTCGACAAGTGCATTTGTTAGTTCATCCGGAACGAGATTTCCTGAATTCACTATATCCTGGACTTTTCTACCAAGTTCGGTACCTTTTGCTATCGCTTCTCTGAAGATATCTCCGGTTGATATATGAGGTATAATGTATTTTTCCACAACTCTTTTAGCATATGTACCTTTACCTGCACCCGGAGGTCCGAGGAATATAAGGTTCATAATTTTCACCCTCTTGAATTTATCTTCTACCAGCTATCTTTCCTTTTTTAACAAAGCCTTCGTAATTTCTCATAATCAAGTGTGCTTCGATTTGTTGAGCAATATCTAAAGCAACTCCAACCGCGATAAGCGCACTTGTACCACCAAGCCAAATATTTACACGTGTAATTCCTTCAACTAAGTAAGGTAACAGTGAAATACCAACAAGGAAGATCGCTCCGAGGAATGTAACTCTGTTGAGAACGAACGTAATGTATTCCTCTGTTGGTTTTCCTGCCCTTATTCCTGGTATAAATCCTCCATATCTCTTAATATTTTCGGATATATCCTTTGGATCAATAACAACAACACTGTAGAAGTATGTGAAGAAGAATATCAAGAGCGCGTAAATTATCATCATGAGAGGACTTTGCATGCTGAATAGTTTAATTGCCCACTGAGCACCTGTGATTTGCGCAATTGCTTCTGGAATACTAATTATTGCCCATGCAAATATGATAGGAATAACACCTGAGTGATTAACTTTTATAGGCAAGTATGTGCTTGTTCCACCGTATATCCTTCTTCCAACCATTCTTGTTGCATATTCAATTTTGATTCTTCTTTCCGCTTGTTGAACGTATATAATTGCAACAACCATAAATATTGCAACTGCGATAAGGAATATCCAACCGAATATATTAAGATTACCAAGAACCGCACTTCTGAAATATGCTGGGTATCTTGAAACAATACCTGCGAATATCATTATACTAACACCATTTCCAATACCTTTTTCTGTAATTCTATCGCCAATCCAAAGAAGGAACATTGTACCAGCAACCAAGGAAACTGTTGAAACAAATGAGAATAACCACGTATTGATTGCGATGATTCCTTGGTAACTTCTTGCAAGACCAAAAGAAACTACGAATGATTGTAATGCTGCCAATCCAAGTGTAAGATTCTTTGTGTAGTGTTGGAATTTCTTCCTACCTTCTTCACCTTCTTTTAAGAGCTCTTTCAAAGAAGGAATGATGGAAGCAAGAAGCTGCATGATAATAGATGCGTTAATGTATGGAGTAACGCTCATTGAGAATACGGAAAATCTGCTGAAAGCACCTCCGGTGAAAACATCATAAAAGCTGAGAACGCCTCCAGCAAGACCTGTACCTTGTTTGGAAAGCGCTTCCCCCCAAGCTTTGATATTTATTCCTGGAACCGGGACATAAATACCCAATCTGAAAACAAGCAACATTAAGAATGTAAAGATAACCCTATCCCTTACCTCTGGAATTTTCATCGCATTTCGCAGCGCTTTCCACATTATTAAATCACCTCTATTTTTCCGCCAACTTTTTCAATCTTCTCCTTCGCCTTTTCACTGAATTTATGTGCTTTAACTGTGAGTGGCTTTGTTATTTCACCTCTTGCAAGTATCTTTACACCATCGTAAATCTTATCGATAATTCCTTTTTCAATAAGAACTTCTGGTGTAACTACTGCGTTACTATCAAATTTCTCCTCGAGGGTCTCAAGGTTAACAACAGCGTAAAACTTCTTTGTGAAGTTTTTGAACCCAAATTTTGGAAGTCTTCTATGAAGTGGTGTTTGACCACCTTCCATCCAAGCTCTAACTTTTCCTGTACCTCTTGATTTTTGACCTTTGTGACCCTTTCCTGCGGTCTTTCCTTTACCTGAACCTTGTCCTCTTCCAAGTCTTTTGTATTTTTTGTTCGACCCTGGGGTAGGTTTTAGGTCCTCTATAGTAATCATGCAAATTCCCCTCCTTATTCTTCGACTTCTTCAACTTTGACAAGATGTTTTACTTTCTCAACCATTCCACGAATCTGAGGTGTATCTTCTTTAATTACTGTATAATGCATTCTTCTTAATCCAAGTCTTTTAACTGTATCTTTCTGATCGTATTTATATCCAATCGGACTTCTTACAAGTGTTATTTTCAGCTTCTTCATACATTAGCCCTCCTTTTTAACACCGCGTACTACTTGAGCTGGGGTAATATCTCTAAGAGCTGCTATTTTGTCTATACTGTAAAGGTTCTTTACGCCATTTACTGTTGCTTGAGCCATTATTACTGGATTTGTTGACCCCATTGCTTTTGTAAGAACGTTTTGAACGCCCGCAAGCTCAAGGATAGCACGTACTGTACCGTTGGCAATTATACCGGTACCTGGTGCAGCAGGCTTCATAAGTATCTTAGCTGCGTCTTGTCTGCCAACTACTTCGTGAGGGATTGTACCCTTAACTACAGGAATTTCTATTATATTCCTTCTTGCACTAACAAGCGCTTTTCTAATTGCATCAGGAACTTCTCTTGCTTTTCCAACACCGACACCGACTTTACCATTTCTATTTCCGACAACTGCAAGAACTCTGAAAGAAAGATTTTTACCACCTTTTGTAACTTTAGTCGTTCTTCTAATTTCAATAATCCTTTCTTCAAATGTTTCACCTGCTTGTTTTATCTTTTCGGCAATTTCTGACACTGTGAGCACCTCCTACCAAACCTTAGAATTTCAATCCAGCTTCCCTTGCCGCATCTGCAAGGGCTTTTACTCTACCATGGTACTTAAATCCACCGCGGTCAAAAACTACTTCCTTTATACCTTTTGCAAGTGCTCTTTCTGCTATAAGTTTTCCTACTTCTTTTGCCGCTGTGATGTTCCATGTCTTTTGAAGTTTTTCCTTCATAGCCTTTTCTACGGTTGACGCTGCAACCAAAGTAATACCTTTCGTATCATCGATTATTTGAGCGTACATGTGTTTTTCGCTTCTGAATACAGCAAGTCTTGGCCTTTCAGGAGTTCCAAAAATCTTTTTTCTTAACCTTTTATGTCTGACAAGTCTCAATTGCCTTCGGTCTTCACGTTTAATCACGTTTTATACCCCCTTATGCTTTCTTTCCTTCTTTAAGTTTGAGAACCTCGTCTACATACTTTATACCTTTACCACTGTATGGATTTGGTTCTCTCCACTTGCGTATATCTGCTGCAACTTGTCCAACTCTCTGTTTATCGATTCCACTAACAATTATCTTATTTGGTGCGGGGACTTCTACTTTTACATCAGCTGGTACATCGAATTCTACTTGGTGAGCATAACCGAGGTTCATGATTAACTTATTTCCTTGAAGTTGTGCCCTGTAACCGACGCCAACAATTTCAAGTTCTTTCTTAAATCCTTCCGTAACACCTAAAACCATGTTTCTGATAAGTCTCCAGTAAGTACCGACCATTGCTTTGAATTTTCTCTCATCTGCTTTTCTCTTTGCTACTTCAAGATTTGGTGTAACCCAAACTTCATTACCTTCGACTTTTATAGAAACAAATGGATGATTATTTAATTTCAATTCACCCTTTGGGCCTTTAACTTTTATCTCAGAGTCGGTGATTGATAACTGAACATTTGTTGGTAAAACAATTGGTTTCTTCGCAATACGTGACATGTACTACACCTCCTTACCAGATGTAGGCAATAACTTCTCCACCGACTCCATGTTCCGCTGCTTCTTTGTCGGTGAGTACGCCTTTTGATGTGGATATTATGGCAATACCGAGTCCATTTTTAACTCTTGGGATATTGTTTTTACCAACATAAATCCTTCTCCCAGGTTTCGAAACACGAACAATTCCATGAATTACTCTTTCTCTGTTCTTTCTTGTACCTTTGTATTTCATTTGAATTCTCAAAATTCCTTGTTTTCCATCTTCAATGTATGTGTATCCCTTAATAAATCCTTCCCTAACAAGAATATCAGCTATTGCTTTTTTTAAGTTTGATGCAGGAACATCTACTTGTTCTTTAAAAACTTGGTTTGCATTTCTTATTCTTGTAAGCATGTCAGCTATTGGATCGCTCCACACGGTTAACACCTCCATAATTACCAGCTTGCCTTCCTAACGCCCGGGAGTTTTCCCTCGTTAGCCATTTTTCTAAAACACACTCTGCAGATTCCAAATTCTCTGTATACTGAATGGACTCTTCCGCAAATGCTGCATCTTGTGTATTCTCTAACTTTAAACTTTTTCGGCTTCTTCCATCTTTCGACCATTGATTTCTTTGCCATTTATTTTTCCCTCCTTAATTACTGCTTTTTGAATGGGAAACCAAGTAACTCAAGTAATCTTCTTGCTTCTTCGTCTCTTTTTGCTGTTGTAACCACTACAATATCCATACCTTGGATCCTCTTGATCTGGTCTGGTGAAATTTCTGGGAATACCAATTGTTCTGTTAAACCGAAACTGTAATTACCTTTTCCATCAAATGAATTTGGATTTAAACCTCTGAAGTCTCTAACTTTAGGTAAAACAAGATTAACAAGTTTGTAGACAAAATTGTACATTCTTGGCCCTCTGAGCGTTACTTTTACACCAACGCTCATACCTTTTCTTATCTTAAAGTTAGAGATACTCTTTTTTGCTTTTGTGATTATTGCCTTTTGACCAGCTATTGTTGTTAATTCTCTTGCGTGCGCTTCTATAACATCTTTATTTCTTGAACCTTCACCAACACCCATATTTATAACTACTTTAACAAGTCTTGGAACTTCATGAATATTTTTATATCCAAATTCTTTCATTAAAACCGGCACCACTTCTTTTTGATACTTTTCCTTCAAAGGAACAAATTCGTAGGCCATTTTTTACTCCTCCTTACTTCTTATCTATGATTTCTCCACATTTCTTACAGTATCTAACTTTTGATCCATCTTCGAGTACTCTAAATCCTACTCTTGTAGCCTTATCACAGCTTGGACAGACTAACATAACCTTTGACCAGTAAAGTGGTGCTTCTTTTTCAATTATACCGCCTTGTCTCATTTGTCCAGTTGGTCTTTGATGTCTTTTTACGATGTTTACGCCTCTGACTATTAATTTTTCTTCTTTTGGAAGTACTTGTATAACTTCTCCTCTTTTACCTTTATCTTTTCCGGAAATTACTTGTACTGTGTCACCCTTTTTTATCTTCTGTGCCATCGATTACCACCCCTTACCATACTTCTGGTGCGAGAGATACTATTTTCATGAAACCTTTTTCTCTGAGCTCTCTTGCAACAGGTCCAAACACACGTGTTCCTTTTGGCTGGTTGAATTTATCAAGAACAACAGCTGCATTATCATCGAATCTTATATAGCTACCATCTGGTCTTCTAATTTCTTTCTTTGTCCTTACAACAACTGCTTTAACAACATCACCTTTTTTGATATCTGTATTTGGTACAGCTTCTCTTACACTGCAAACTACTATATCGCCAATTGTTCCAAATTGTTTGTGTGAACCACCGAGTACTCTTATTACTCTTAATACTTTTGCACCTGAATTATCAGCCGCTACGAGGTAGCTTTCGTTTTGTATCATTGTTCACTACCCCCTTCAATATCAATTGTTTCCTCTATCTCTGGCGTTTCTGAAAGTTTTGAACGTTCAAGAATATTAACAACTACCCATCTTTTGAGCTTGCTTAATGGTCTTGATTCTTCAATTTCAACAACATCTCCAACTCTGCATGCGTTATTTTCATCGTGTGCATAAAATTTCTTCGTTCTTTTAACGTATTTTCCAAATTTTGCATGTTTAACGAGTCTTTCAACTTTAACCGTTACAGTTTTATCCATTTTGTCGCTTACAACAACGCCAACTAATCTTTTCTTAGGCATGTGTATTACCTCCTTATACCGAGTTCGCGTTCACGTAGAATAGTTTTGATTCTTGCGATATCTTTTTTCGTTTTTTGAATAAGGCTTGGGTCCCTCAATTCGCCTAGTGCATTTTGGAATCTCAAATTCATAAGTGTTCTTTTCTTTTCTTCAAGTAACTTCAACAATTCTTCATTATTCATATTTCTGATTTCCACTGGTGTCATACTGCTTCACCACCTATGTGATGTCTTGTCACTATTTTTGTTTTTATTGGTAATTTTGTGGCTGCATATTCCAAGGCTTTGATTGCTAATTCTTCCTCAACACCACCAATTTCGAACATGACTTTTCCAGGTTTTACCACTGCTACCCATCCTTCAACGTTACCTTTACCTTTACCAAGTTTTGTTTCAGGTGGATGTTTTGTGTAGGATTTATCAGGGAATATTTTTATCCAAAGCTTACCTTCTTTTTTCAATGTCCTTGTTATAGCAAGCCTGCAAGCTTCGATCTGTTGAGCTGTGATCCATGCTGGTTCTAAAGCTTTTAATCCGTATTCGCCAAACATTACAAGTGCTCCACCTTTTGCATCGCCTTTTGTTCTACCTCGGTGTTGTTTTCTGTATTTAACCCTTTTTGGCATTAACATGGCTGTTTACCTCCCTTATCTCGCCTTTATCCTGCCTTCTTTTGCCTTAGCTTTTCAGGTCCTATCTGTGCTTTTTTCTGAACTTTTCAACACTTTATATCATTTATATGTTTTGATCGCCTTTATATATCCAAACTTTTATTCCGATTGTACCGTACTTTGTTTCTGCACGTGCTGTCGAGTAATCTATGACAGATCTAAGTGTTTGAAGTGGAAGTCTTCCCTTAAGATACCATTCTGTTCTCGCAATTTCCGCACCAGCAAGTCTTCCAGAAACCATTATCTTTATACCTCTTGCCCCTCTCCTGAGCGCGGCAGTAATTGCTCTCTTCATGACTATCTTGTAAGATGCACGTTTTTCTATCTTTTGAGCAATAGATTCTGCCACAAGAGATGCCTCTGTTTCGGGCGTTTTTAATTCGATTATATCAATTCCAAATTTTCTGTTGAAGTTTGCTTCTAATGCTTGTCTCAATTCTGTTATACCTGCGCCTTTTTTACCTATTAATATACCAGGTCTTGCTGCATAGATTGAAACTAAAACTCTTTCAGCATCTGGTCTTTGAACAAATACTCTTGCAATTCCAGCTTGG includes:
- the rpsM gene encoding 30S ribosomal protein S13 — encoded protein: MARIVGVEIPSNKKVHIALRYLYGIGPTRAMEICKNTGVDPDKRVKELTEDEISKIASFIQQNYKVEGELRTEVMRNIKRLMDIGCYRGLRHKLGLPVRGQRTRSNARTRKGPRPSRIKKKGK
- the rpmJ gene encoding 50S ribosomal protein L36, coding for MKVKASVGKRCEYCKVIRRRGKVYVVCKVNPKHNQRQG
- the infA gene encoding translation initiation factor IF-1; the encoded protein is MKNKEDVIRMEGTIVEALPNAMFRVQLDNGFKVLAHVSGKMRKNFIRLVPGDRVVVELTIYDLTRGRIVYRKKLDSKGEEEILDDDE
- the map gene encoding type I methionyl aminopeptidase — encoded protein: MIRLKTREEIEKMKIAGRAVGTILMESKKLVVEGATAHDIEILAEKILKELKCKPAFKGYGGYPYITTVSVNDEVIHGFPLKKKVLKKGDIVSIDVGAIYDGYYGDGAISYIVGQTDEVGEKLVKVTQESLFEAIKIIRPGIKLGDVSFTVQNYVESHGFGVVRDFVGHGVGKSLHEDPQVPNYGKPGTGITLKAGMTIAIEPMVTEGGWHVVILDDGWTVVTRDGKRAAHFEHTIAVTEDGYEILTLAE
- a CDS encoding adenylate kinase; its protein translation is MNLIFLGPPGAGKGTYAKRVVEKYIIPHISTGDIFREAIAKGTELGRKVQDIVNSGNLVPDELTNALVEERLKQDDCKKGFILDGYPRTLNQAQALNEMLKKMGKELDGAIYFEVDEETVVQRISTRRVCSKCGKVYNVITLPSKVEGICDDCGGTLIQRDDDKEDIVRSRYRVYIEKTSPLIEYYKNQNKLFTLDGRKSVEEVMKILFNILGGFEKK
- the secY gene encoding preprotein translocase subunit SecY, whose protein sequence is MWKALRNAMKIPEVRDRVIFTFLMLLVFRLGIYVPVPGINIKAWGEALSKQGTGLAGGVLSFYDVFTGGAFSRFSVFSMSVTPYINASIIMQLLASIIPSLKELLKEGEEGRKKFQHYTKNLTLGLAALQSFVVSFGLARSYQGIIAINTWLFSFVSTVSLVAGTMFLLWIGDRITEKGIGNGVSIMIFAGIVSRYPAYFRSAVLGNLNIFGWIFLIAVAIFMVVAIIYVQQAERRIKIEYATRMVGRRIYGGTSTYLPIKVNHSGVIPIIFAWAIISIPEAIAQITGAQWAIKLFSMQSPLMMIIYALLIFFFTYFYSVVVIDPKDISENIKRYGGFIPGIRAGKPTEEYITFVLNRVTFLGAIFLVGISLLPYLVEGITRVNIWLGGTSALIAVGVALDIAQQIEAHLIMRNYEGFVKKGKIAGRR
- the rplO gene encoding 50S ribosomal protein L15, which translates into the protein MITIEDLKPTPGSNKKYKRLGRGQGSGKGKTAGKGHKGQKSRGTGKVRAWMEGGQTPLHRRLPKFGFKNFTKKFYAVVNLETLEEKFDSNAVVTPEVLIEKGIIDKIYDGVKILARGEITKPLTVKAHKFSEKAKEKIEKVGGKIEVI
- the rpmD gene encoding 50S ribosomal protein L30, which gives rise to MKKLKITLVRSPIGYKYDQKDTVKRLGLRRMHYTVIKEDTPQIRGMVEKVKHLVKVEEVEE
- the rpsE gene encoding 30S ribosomal protein S5 produces the protein MSEIAEKIKQAGETFEERIIEIRRTTKVTKGGKNLSFRVLAVVGNRNGKVGVGVGKAREVPDAIRKALVSARRNIIEIPVVKGTIPHEVVGRQDAAKILMKPAAPGTGIIANGTVRAILELAGVQNVLTKAMGSTNPVIMAQATVNGVKNLYSIDKIAALRDITPAQVVRGVKKEG
- the rplR gene encoding 50S ribosomal protein L18, with product MIKREDRRQLRLVRHKRLRKKIFGTPERPRLAVFRSEKHMYAQIIDDTKGITLVAASTVEKAMKEKLQKTWNITAAKEVGKLIAERALAKGIKEVVFDRGGFKYHGRVKALADAAREAGLKF
- the rplF gene encoding 50S ribosomal protein L6; its protein translation is MSRIAKKPIVLPTNVQLSITDSEIKVKGPKGELKLNNHPFVSIKVEGNEVWVTPNLEVAKRKADERKFKAMVGTYWRLIRNMVLGVTEGFKKELEIVGVGYRAQLQGNKLIMNLGYAHQVEFDVPADVKVEVPAPNKIIVSGIDKQRVGQVAADIRKWREPNPYSGKGIKYVDEVLKLKEGKKA
- the rpsH gene encoding 30S ribosomal protein S8, whose amino-acid sequence is MWSDPIADMLTRIRNANQVFKEQVDVPASNLKKAIADILVREGFIKGYTYIEDGKQGILRIQMKYKGTRKNRERVIHGIVRVSKPGRRIYVGKNNIPRVKNGLGIAIISTSKGVLTDKEAAEHGVGGEVIAYIW
- a CDS encoding type Z 30S ribosomal protein S14; protein product: MAKKSMVERWKKPKKFKVREYTRCSICGRVHSVYREFGICRVCFRKMANEGKLPGVRKASW
- the rplE gene encoding 50S ribosomal protein L5; this encodes MAYEFVPLKEKYQKEVVPVLMKEFGYKNIHEVPRLVKVVINMGVGEGSRNKDVIEAHARELTTIAGQKAIITKAKKSISNFKIRKGMSVGVKVTLRGPRMYNFVYKLVNLVLPKVRDFRGLNPNSFDGKGNYSFGLTEQLVFPEISPDQIKRIQGMDIVVVTTAKRDEEARRLLELLGFPFKKQ
- the rplX gene encoding 50S ribosomal protein L24; this translates as MAQKIKKGDTVQVISGKDKGKRGEVIQVLPKEEKLIVRGVNIVKRHQRPTGQMRQGGIIEKEAPLYWSKVMLVCPSCDKATRVGFRVLEDGSKVRYCKKCGEIIDKK
- the rplN gene encoding 50S ribosomal protein L14 — encoded protein: MIQNESYLVAADNSGAKVLRVIRVLGGSHKQFGTIGDIVVCSVREAVPNTDIKKGDVVKAVVVRTKKEIRRPDGSYIRFDDNAAVVLDKFNQPKGTRVFGPVARELREKGFMKIVSLAPEVW
- the rpsQ gene encoding 30S ribosomal protein S17 translates to MPKKRLVGVVVSDKMDKTVTVKVERLVKHAKFGKYVKRTKKFYAHDENNACRVGDVVEIEESRPLSKLKRWVVVNILERSKLSETPEIEETIDIEGGSEQ
- the rpmC gene encoding 50S ribosomal protein L29: MTPVEIRNMNNEELLKLLEEKKRTLMNLRFQNALGELRDPSLIQKTKKDIARIKTILRERELGIRR
- the rplP gene encoding 50S ribosomal protein L16, with the translated sequence MLMPKRVKYRKQHRGRTKGDAKGGALVMFGEYGLKALEPAWITAQQIEACRLAITRTLKKEGKLWIKIFPDKSYTKHPPETKLGKGKGNVEGWVAVVKPGKVMFEIGGVEEELAIKALEYAATKLPIKTKIVTRHHIGGEAV
- the rpsC gene encoding 30S ribosomal protein S3, which produces MGQKVHPKGFRLGLTSEWDAQWFNEKKYSEYLLEDEAIRNFIKKNYNQAGIARVFVQRPDAERVLVSIYAARPGILIGKKGAGITELRQALEANFNRKFGIDIIELKTPETEASLVAESIAQKIEKRASYKIVMKRAITAALRRGARGIKIMVSGRLAGAEIARTEWYLKGRLPLQTLRSVIDYSTARAETKYGTIGIKVWIYKGDQNI